From the genome of Pseudomonas sp. gcc21, one region includes:
- the tldD gene encoding metalloprotease TldD, with amino-acid sequence MSDLIANVESRLLTPAELSPDLIAGVLGQLVSAPGVDAADLYFQHQVSESWVLEDGIVKDGSFNVDQGVGVRAQSGEKTGFAYSNDIRLPALSQAVSAARSIARAGQAGGVQAWKRDTSQALYPSANPLDVMAQADKVSFLQRLDAYTRSLDPRITQVSVSLGGSHDTVMVASSDGTWAGDIRPLVRLNISVIIEHNGRRERGSFGGGGRTDYLYFEAEERAMAYAREAVRQATVNLDAIPAPAGSMPVVMGPGWSGVLLHEAVGHGLEGDFNRKGTSAYSGRVGEKVASSLCTIVDDGTIAGRRGSLSVDDEGNQTQCTTLIENGILKGYIQDKLNARLMGVPATGNGRRESYAHLPMPRMTNTYMLAGESDPEDIIRSVKKGIYCANLGGGQVDITSGKFVFSTSEAYLIEDGKITAPVKGATLVGNGPEVMNRVSMVGHDLQLDSGVGTCGKDGQSVPVGVGQPTLRIDQITVGGTGA; translated from the coding sequence ATGAGTGATCTGATAGCCAATGTTGAAAGCCGCCTGCTGACACCCGCTGAGCTGAGTCCTGATCTGATCGCAGGTGTGCTCGGTCAGCTGGTTTCGGCCCCCGGTGTGGACGCGGCTGATCTGTATTTCCAACATCAGGTGAGCGAGTCCTGGGTGCTTGAGGATGGCATCGTCAAGGACGGCAGTTTCAATGTCGATCAGGGCGTAGGGGTGCGTGCCCAGTCCGGAGAGAAGACCGGATTTGCCTACAGCAACGATATCCGTCTGCCGGCGCTGAGCCAGGCCGTTTCGGCGGCGCGCTCAATTGCGCGGGCCGGCCAGGCAGGCGGCGTACAGGCGTGGAAACGCGACACCAGCCAGGCGCTGTATCCTTCTGCCAATCCGCTTGACGTCATGGCCCAGGCGGACAAGGTGTCCTTCCTGCAACGCCTGGACGCTTATACGCGCAGTCTCGATCCGCGCATCACTCAGGTGTCCGTGAGCCTCGGCGGCTCCCATGACACCGTCATGGTCGCCTCCAGCGATGGCACTTGGGCCGGTGATATCCGTCCATTGGTGCGTCTGAATATCAGCGTGATCATCGAACACAATGGCCGGCGTGAACGCGGCAGCTTCGGCGGTGGTGGCCGTACCGATTATCTGTACTTCGAAGCAGAAGAGCGCGCCATGGCCTACGCCCGTGAAGCGGTGCGTCAGGCCACAGTCAATCTGGATGCCATTCCTGCTCCGGCCGGTAGCATGCCGGTGGTGATGGGGCCGGGCTGGTCCGGGGTATTGCTGCACGAAGCCGTGGGTCATGGCCTGGAAGGCGATTTCAACCGCAAGGGCACCTCTGCCTACAGCGGCCGGGTCGGTGAGAAAGTTGCCTCCAGCCTGTGCACCATCGTGGATGATGGCACCATTGCCGGTCGTCGCGGCTCGCTCAGTGTCGACGATGAAGGCAATCAGACCCAGTGCACCACGCTGATCGAGAACGGCATTCTCAAGGGGTATATCCAGGACAAACTCAACGCGCGGCTGATGGGCGTACCGGCAACGGGCAATGGCCGCCGCGAATCCTACGCGCACCTGCCGATGCCACGCATGACCAATACCTACATGCTGGCTGGTGAAAGCGATCCGGAGGACATCATCCGTTCGGTGAAGAAGGGCATCTACTGCGCCAACCTGGGCGGCGGACAGGTGGATATCACCAGCGGCAAGTTTGTGTTCTCGACCAGCGAGGCCTATCTGATCGAAGACGGCAAGATCACCGCACCGGTCAAGGGCGCGACGCTGGTCGGTAACGGACCCGAAGTGATGAACCGCGTTTCCATGGTCGGTCACGATCTGCAGCTGGACAGTGGCGTCGGCACGTGCGGCAAGGATGGTCAATCCGTGCCGGTCGGCGTCGGCCAACCAACACTCAGGATCGATCAGATCACGGTGGGCGGTACGGGCGCCTGA
- a CDS encoding asparaginase domain-containing protein — MFIQIFGTGGTIDKVYFDALSEYQIGEPMAGELLEQGRIGFNYSIESLLKKDSLDLDDADRDLIRSRVAACPHEHILITHGTDTMTVTGAALAEIDDKVIVLTGAMQPARFRDSDALFNLGLAIGALNTLGHGVYVAMSGRVFPVDQVRKNRLAGRFEGF; from the coding sequence ATGTTTATACAGATTTTCGGCACCGGCGGCACCATCGACAAGGTGTACTTCGATGCGCTCAGCGAGTATCAGATCGGCGAACCCATGGCCGGGGAGCTGCTCGAACAGGGTCGCATCGGCTTCAACTATTCCATCGAATCGCTGCTCAAGAAAGATAGCCTGGACCTGGACGACGCCGACCGCGATTTGATCCGCAGCCGGGTAGCCGCTTGCCCGCACGAGCACATCCTCATCACCCACGGGACCGATACCATGACCGTCACCGGCGCCGCGCTGGCTGAAATCGACGACAAGGTTATCGTCCTCACCGGCGCCATGCAGCCCGCCCGCTTCCGCGACTCCGATGCGCTGTTCAACCTCGGGCTGGCAATCGGCGCACTCAACACCCTTGGTCACGGCGTGTATGTTGCCATGAGCGGACGGGTGTTTCCGGTCGATCAGGTTCGCAAGAACCGCCTCGCCGGACGCTTCGAAGGGTTTTGA
- a CDS encoding choice-of-anchor I family protein — MNRWILTATAAAVLANLGGCLNSSSNSDDDYIVEEQQPETRTVDLRLNTLGRYSSGEFGVSAAEIPAFDPVNKQIFVVNALSGAIDVLNAADPANPVLVTQLAMDDVAPNAVVNSVAWHNGLLAVAVEAEVKTDNGYVALFDAATLELLDFKQVGALPDMLTFTPDGQHILVANEGEPSDDYQTDPEGSIGIIKVTDKQLGTPAIAGFADFNDRAQALREAGVRIYGPGASLAQDMEPEYITVSADSSTAWVSLQENNAFAKVDIASATVTDILPLGYKQYSEEGNGIDASDEDGLINIRTFPGVVGIYHPDAISSYNLNGTQYIVSANEGDARAWGEDNSAYWGGDATQGFVEEFRVKHLVHANGFDRRAGDDLPPQLRALAAGALLNSDTFAYCGATAADPGDCREDDVLGRLNVTWVDGYRKNADGSPVLFDASGTQNPAGDRLMYDQLYSYGARSVSIWGENGELVWDSGDFIEQYLASDECKLGENRNIPCASYFNSGHDEGNAFDSRSDAKGPEPEGITVGKIHDQHFAFIGLERMGGIMVFDISNPQAPVFQDYLNTRENWDIEEPTATDLPVMGDLGPEGLTFVAAEHSPNGESLLIVGNEVSGTTAIYQVDLSERITE, encoded by the coding sequence ATGAACAGATGGATACTGACGGCCACTGCCGCGGCTGTACTCGCCAACCTTGGCGGCTGCCTGAATAGCAGTAGCAACAGCGATGACGATTACATTGTGGAAGAACAGCAGCCTGAAACCAGAACTGTAGACCTGAGGCTCAACACACTTGGCCGTTATTCCTCTGGCGAGTTTGGCGTCAGCGCAGCAGAGATCCCTGCGTTTGATCCAGTTAACAAGCAGATCTTCGTAGTCAATGCGCTCTCAGGTGCCATTGATGTGTTGAACGCGGCCGACCCCGCCAACCCTGTTCTGGTCACGCAGCTGGCCATGGACGATGTGGCCCCGAACGCCGTGGTCAACAGTGTCGCCTGGCACAACGGCCTGCTCGCCGTGGCGGTGGAAGCCGAAGTCAAAACCGACAATGGTTACGTGGCCCTGTTCGATGCGGCTACGCTTGAATTGCTCGACTTCAAACAGGTCGGCGCCCTGCCAGATATGCTGACCTTTACCCCGGATGGCCAGCACATACTAGTCGCCAACGAGGGTGAGCCAAGCGATGACTACCAGACCGACCCCGAAGGCTCGATCGGCATTATCAAGGTGACCGACAAGCAGCTGGGTACGCCCGCGATAGCCGGATTCGCCGACTTCAACGACCGCGCGCAGGCCCTGCGCGAAGCAGGCGTACGCATCTATGGCCCTGGCGCCAGCCTCGCGCAGGACATGGAGCCTGAGTACATCACCGTTTCCGCCGACAGCAGCACAGCCTGGGTTTCACTCCAGGAAAACAACGCCTTTGCCAAGGTGGATATCGCCAGCGCGACTGTCACTGACATTCTGCCGCTCGGCTACAAGCAATACAGCGAGGAAGGCAATGGTATCGACGCGAGCGACGAGGATGGCCTGATCAACATCAGAACTTTCCCCGGCGTGGTCGGTATCTATCATCCTGATGCGATCAGCAGTTACAACCTGAACGGCACGCAGTACATCGTTTCGGCGAATGAAGGCGACGCCCGTGCCTGGGGCGAAGACAACAGCGCCTACTGGGGCGGCGACGCAACACAAGGCTTTGTCGAGGAATTTCGCGTCAAGCATCTGGTGCATGCCAACGGCTTTGACCGCCGCGCCGGAGACGATCTACCGCCACAGCTGCGTGCGCTGGCAGCCGGTGCCCTGCTCAATTCGGACACCTTTGCATATTGCGGTGCGACGGCTGCCGATCCGGGTGACTGCCGCGAAGACGATGTGCTTGGCCGCCTGAATGTCACCTGGGTGGATGGCTATCGCAAAAACGCCGATGGCAGCCCGGTGCTGTTCGATGCGAGCGGCACGCAAAATCCCGCCGGTGACCGACTGATGTATGACCAGTTGTATTCATACGGGGCGCGCTCGGTCTCTATCTGGGGCGAGAACGGCGAACTGGTATGGGACTCGGGCGATTTCATCGAGCAGTATCTTGCTAGCGATGAATGCAAACTTGGCGAGAACCGGAATATCCCCTGCGCCAGCTACTTCAACTCCGGACACGACGAAGGCAATGCCTTCGACAGCCGCAGTGACGCCAAAGGCCCGGAGCCTGAAGGTATTACCGTGGGTAAAATTCATGATCAGCACTTCGCCTTTATCGGGCTTGAGCGCATGGGCGGGATAATGGTCTTCGATATCAGCAATCCGCAGGCGCCGGTATTCCAGGATTATCTGAATACCCGTGAAAACTGGGATATCGAAGAGCCAACGGCGACCGATCTGCCGGTAATGGGCGATCTTGGTCCGGAAGGCCTGACATTCGTCGCTGCTGAGCACTCCCCCAACGGCGAATCCTTGCTGATTGTCGGCAACGAGGTCAGCGGCACCACGGCGATCTATCAGGTCGATTTATCGGAAAGAATTACCGAGTAA
- a CDS encoding GIY-YIG nuclease family protein produces the protein MPSESTQHTLEPAARTWWVYMVRAENGHLYTGISTDPQRRFRQHASGKGARFFNRSPAQALVWQEICIDHSDALRRELAVKALAKPAKEKLIRLFADAEAGTDTRLNRDCAADPAPAKLD, from the coding sequence ATGCCTTCTGAAAGTACCCAACACACTCTCGAACCGGCTGCCAGAACCTGGTGGGTGTACATGGTGCGGGCCGAGAACGGCCATCTGTACACGGGGATTTCCACCGATCCACAACGGCGTTTTCGTCAGCACGCCAGCGGCAAGGGCGCGCGGTTCTTTAATCGTAGTCCGGCCCAGGCGTTGGTGTGGCAGGAAATCTGTATAGATCATTCCGATGCCCTGCGCCGCGAACTGGCGGTCAAGGCGCTGGCCAAGCCGGCGAAGGAAAAACTGATCCGGCTGTTTGCCGACGCAGAAGCCGGCACAGACACCAGGCTCAATCGCGACTGTGCAGCCGACCCGGCACCGGCTAAGCTGGATTGA
- a CDS encoding glutathione S-transferase family protein has product MTDLILHHYPQSPFAEKARLMLGFKGLSWHSVMIPAVMPKPDLTALTGGYRRTPVLQIGADIYCDTALMARRLEQEKVTPALFPEGREAAAAGLAQFADQVLFQHGVAINFQKKGLAFRFADMPEEVIKGFVADRQALFASGTANPLDTRVALSQWPALMSRLELQLARNGEFILGDVPSIADLAHYHPLWFVASNKAVADALDGYPAIAAWMKRIADFGHGSSTQMDASEAIRIAREASPAALPEIEFVSPGGFELGQAVSVSAVDYGTDPVSGSLVHESNEEIVVAREDERAGLLYVHFPRYGFRIEAA; this is encoded by the coding sequence ATGACCGACCTGATTCTGCATCATTACCCGCAATCCCCCTTCGCCGAAAAAGCGCGCCTGATGCTCGGATTCAAGGGCTTGTCCTGGCATTCGGTAATGATTCCGGCGGTAATGCCCAAACCGGATCTGACTGCGCTGACCGGTGGTTATCGTCGCACCCCGGTGCTGCAGATTGGCGCAGACATCTACTGCGATACAGCGTTGATGGCTCGGCGGCTGGAACAGGAAAAGGTCACCCCGGCGTTATTCCCCGAGGGGCGTGAAGCCGCTGCCGCGGGGCTTGCCCAGTTTGCCGATCAGGTACTGTTCCAGCATGGCGTGGCAATCAATTTCCAGAAGAAGGGCCTGGCCTTTCGGTTTGCCGATATGCCCGAAGAGGTGATCAAGGGCTTTGTGGCGGACCGCCAGGCGCTGTTCGCCAGCGGCACCGCCAACCCCCTGGATACGCGCGTCGCGTTGTCACAGTGGCCAGCGTTGATGAGCCGGCTGGAGCTACAACTGGCTCGCAATGGCGAATTCATTCTGGGGGACGTGCCCTCCATTGCGGATCTGGCGCACTACCATCCGCTGTGGTTTGTGGCTTCGAACAAGGCCGTGGCTGATGCGCTGGACGGTTATCCGGCGATCGCTGCCTGGATGAAACGCATTGCTGATTTCGGGCATGGCTCCAGCACTCAGATGGACGCATCCGAAGCTATCCGAATCGCGCGAGAGGCCTCACCCGCTGCCTTGCCGGAAATCGAGTTCGTCAGCCCGGGCGGCTTCGAACTCGGGCAGGCGGTGAGCGTCAGTGCGGTGGATTACGGGACCGATCCGGTCAGTGGTTCATTGGTTCATGAAAGTAACGAAGAAATCGTAGTAGCCCGAGAAGACGAGCGTGCCGGTCTGCTGTACGTGCATTTCCCGCGCTACGGTTTCCGTATCGAAGCAGCCTGA
- a CDS encoding carbon-nitrogen hydrolase family protein — translation MKVAAIQMISGPDVAANLERAAGLIAEAAADGARLILLPECFAAFGNRSLGDIAAAEFHGTGPIRPFLAQQARQNGVWLIGGSIPLPRASGGKPMATCLVVDDQGAEVARYDKLHLFDVEVADSTRSYRESRDYGYGDQVVCVDTPVGRVGLSICYDLRFAELYFALSRADADLIVVPSAFTAVTGAAHWDVLLRARAIETQCYILAANQGGLHPGGRETFGHSCLIDPWGEVIASLEQGEGVVSAPLDHTHMRAIRQRMPVSGHRRFAPAELTAKESEKNE, via the coding sequence ATGAAGGTTGCTGCCATCCAGATGATCAGCGGGCCGGACGTAGCGGCCAATCTCGAACGCGCCGCCGGGCTGATTGCCGAAGCGGCTGCCGATGGCGCGCGGCTGATATTGTTGCCTGAATGCTTCGCCGCCTTCGGTAACCGCTCGCTGGGGGACATCGCTGCTGCCGAGTTTCACGGCACAGGTCCGATTCGCCCGTTTCTCGCACAACAGGCGCGGCAAAACGGCGTCTGGCTGATCGGCGGCAGCATCCCGCTGCCGCGCGCGTCCGGCGGCAAGCCCATGGCGACCTGTCTGGTGGTGGATGATCAGGGCGCTGAAGTGGCGCGCTACGACAAGCTGCATCTGTTTGATGTGGAAGTAGCCGACAGCACCCGCAGTTACCGCGAATCCAGGGATTACGGTTACGGCGATCAGGTGGTGTGCGTGGATACGCCGGTCGGGCGTGTCGGCCTGTCGATCTGTTACGATCTGCGCTTTGCCGAGCTGTATTTTGCACTGTCCCGCGCCGATGCAGATCTGATTGTGGTGCCTTCGGCCTTTACTGCGGTGACCGGGGCTGCCCACTGGGACGTGCTGCTGCGCGCCCGGGCCATCGAAACCCAGTGTTACATACTTGCCGCCAACCAGGGTGGGCTGCATCCCGGCGGGCGTGAGACCTTTGGCCACAGTTGTCTGATTGATCCCTGGGGCGAGGTGATTGCTTCGCTTGAGCAGGGGGAAGGGGTGGTCTCCGCGCCACTCGACCATACCCATATGCGCGCTATTCGCCAGCGAATGCCCGTCTCGGGGCATCGCCGGTTTGCCCCGGCCGAACTAACGGCCAAGGAGTCCGAAAAGAATGAGTGA
- a CDS encoding YhdP family protein, with amino-acid sequence MSWQTWVRRGLDGLILCLVIWLLATAAYVSLGRQFVPAVADYQAELVKHAEELTGRAIRLDNLSGEMQGTQPVFMLRGLQVHAEADPDSSILFALDNVTARLDVFASLWRREPVLDALQVEGLALELLEEADGRWRLRGLGSRDRVEGGLDETLGKLLNQRRITLLDSRIRINPHNLPEWNFTDGDLTLVNRWGDHQFDARLALPDGRQLRLKLEGQSEGDNWRDMSVEFFAELPAMQWSDWIPHAWLEQVRLEQLVAGGDFWGSWQARRLHRLQGVVDAPEVTLRTLRPGAALTELQAQFDLQLGTDQQSLRVEQLGLQVGDIPWPETRLTATRTVEDGSWQLALDRLPLEPLAAGLHGSIPQDRFADILAALDPQGALIGVGLRGSSTSFALDDLTLEARLENISVEPWRAVPGFRGISGTLAGSRALGELRLDSYNWSMSLPQLFPEPWQYDHLTGSLSWEWSDESGMRLKASSLAVSGEEGEATARLDLHLPRPGGTPSMDLRVALRDSQAEFYRRYLPSRAAAMSPQLHEWLLSTDLSGNVPLAIFSYRGVLAQGAAPEDRVLELYGSIDQGSLFFQPGWPALENVSGTLHLRNTAVTVQQGQARLWNTELSDVNVAIDREVPDAPMLLSVNGDVTGPLQDALRLMQDTPLSEITSDPLAGWTGNGTLAGTGSLVIPLQQGGQPDIRLKAQARAEQLFIPQLDAPLHEVSGNFAYDHSKGLTADSVHLQFLGEPVTGTIGVIDREQLIRMKGSHPVQALKSWSMLSKAPLQLATGRVDWDAQVAIRSGSQSVQVASDLQGVALDLPQPFAKQSEQALPTEVTLRLTDQGQRWSFRSGGDLRGVVVRSGDSLRGDVRYRSGNPAVPSEQGLSVRANFADLKWNDWQQWISDFRTGTGTGTAAQSPAASDSPLAAIREINLNAARFEGLGLELDDLQLYGRNAPAGWGFDVQQTDVVGRIRLPAGANEPLQIDLQRLRFARDPNVAEESEALVEPMVSEDPLDGVTPSSLPAINLSVAQLFWGEDLVGPVSFRMRPTAQGLRVDDANVALRGGLQLRGNLNWRDVDRRTRFEGSLSADNVGEVLRAWDYAPTLTSNEFAATTELEWPGSPAYFALKRSTGQLQLRARDGVLQSGESSADALKVFGLLNFNALTRRLRLDFSDLFGKGTAYDTLDGDLLFTDGVMHNRTPLVMDGPSVKLQLDGRLDLPQNEIDMGMLVTLPVTNNLPLAAIIAGAPYIGGALFIADKILGDRIARFASVKYKISGDWQKPNVEFDRAFDNEAALED; translated from the coding sequence ATGAGCTGGCAAACCTGGGTTCGTCGGGGTCTGGATGGGCTGATTCTGTGTCTTGTCATCTGGCTGCTGGCTACGGCTGCCTATGTAAGCCTGGGCCGCCAATTCGTACCGGCCGTGGCGGATTACCAGGCAGAGCTGGTCAAGCATGCCGAAGAACTTACCGGGCGGGCAATCCGGCTGGATAATCTGAGCGGCGAGATGCAGGGCACCCAGCCGGTGTTCATGCTCCGCGGGTTGCAGGTACACGCCGAAGCTGACCCCGATAGCTCTATACTGTTCGCCCTCGATAATGTCACCGCTCGGCTTGATGTATTCGCCAGCCTGTGGCGGCGGGAGCCGGTACTCGACGCGTTGCAGGTTGAAGGTCTGGCGCTGGAACTGCTCGAGGAAGCCGATGGTCGCTGGCGTTTGCGCGGCCTGGGTTCGCGGGACAGGGTCGAAGGCGGGCTCGACGAAACGCTCGGCAAACTACTGAATCAGCGCCGCATCACACTGCTCGACAGCCGTATTCGCATCAACCCCCACAACTTGCCGGAGTGGAATTTCACCGATGGTGATCTGACGCTGGTCAATCGATGGGGAGATCATCAGTTTGATGCACGTCTGGCGTTACCCGATGGTCGCCAGCTGCGCCTGAAACTCGAAGGGCAGAGCGAGGGTGATAACTGGCGCGATATGTCGGTTGAGTTCTTTGCAGAACTACCTGCCATGCAATGGAGCGACTGGATACCCCATGCCTGGCTGGAGCAGGTCCGGCTTGAACAGCTGGTGGCAGGCGGTGATTTCTGGGGCAGCTGGCAGGCGCGCCGGTTACACCGGCTGCAAGGCGTTGTGGATGCACCCGAGGTCACACTGCGAACCCTGCGACCCGGCGCGGCTTTGACTGAACTGCAGGCTCAGTTCGACCTGCAACTCGGCACCGATCAACAGTCGCTACGTGTCGAACAGCTAGGACTGCAGGTCGGCGATATCCCGTGGCCGGAGACCCGTCTGACGGCCACCCGTACAGTCGAGGATGGAAGCTGGCAGCTGGCGCTGGACCGTTTGCCGCTGGAGCCGCTGGCTGCCGGGCTCCATGGCTCCATCCCCCAGGACCGCTTTGCTGACATACTCGCTGCCCTCGATCCGCAAGGGGCGCTAATTGGTGTCGGCTTGCGCGGGAGCAGCACCTCGTTCGCCCTTGATGATCTGACGCTCGAAGCCAGGCTGGAGAATATAAGTGTCGAACCCTGGCGGGCCGTACCCGGTTTCAGAGGAATCAGCGGTACGCTGGCCGGCAGCCGTGCACTGGGTGAGCTCAGACTCGATAGCTACAATTGGAGCATGTCGCTGCCGCAGCTGTTTCCTGAACCCTGGCAATACGACCACCTGACTGGCAGTCTGAGCTGGGAATGGTCTGACGAATCAGGCATGCGGCTGAAGGCGTCGAGCCTGGCGGTGAGTGGCGAAGAGGGCGAAGCGACAGCACGACTCGATCTGCATCTGCCACGTCCCGGTGGTACACCGAGCATGGATCTGCGCGTTGCGCTGCGGGACAGCCAGGCGGAGTTCTATCGCCGGTATCTGCCATCACGGGCTGCGGCGATGAGTCCGCAACTGCACGAGTGGCTGCTCTCGACGGATCTGTCAGGCAATGTTCCATTGGCCATTTTCAGCTACCGCGGTGTGCTGGCACAGGGGGCTGCGCCGGAAGATCGCGTTCTGGAGCTCTACGGCAGCATCGACCAGGGCAGCCTGTTCTTCCAGCCTGGCTGGCCGGCGCTGGAAAACGTATCCGGCACCCTGCATCTGCGCAATACCGCGGTAACCGTGCAGCAAGGGCAAGCCCGGCTATGGAATACCGAACTCAGTGACGTTAATGTCGCTATCGACCGTGAAGTGCCTGACGCACCGATGCTGTTGTCGGTCAACGGCGATGTGACAGGACCCCTACAGGACGCACTGCGCCTGATGCAGGATACGCCGCTGAGCGAGATCACCAGCGATCCGCTGGCAGGCTGGACCGGGAACGGCACGCTGGCTGGTACGGGCTCACTGGTCATTCCCCTGCAACAGGGCGGGCAGCCGGATATCCGGCTCAAGGCACAAGCCCGGGCCGAACAGCTGTTCATTCCCCAGCTTGACGCGCCATTGCATGAAGTCAGCGGCAACTTCGCCTACGACCACAGCAAGGGGCTGACGGCCGATAGCGTCCATCTGCAGTTTCTTGGCGAGCCGGTAACCGGCACCATCGGGGTGATCGACCGTGAACAGCTGATCCGCATGAAGGGCAGCCATCCGGTGCAGGCATTGAAGAGCTGGTCGATGCTTAGCAAGGCGCCGCTGCAGCTGGCCACCGGTCGTGTGGATTGGGATGCTCAGGTGGCGATTCGTTCTGGCAGCCAGAGCGTGCAGGTCGCATCCGATCTACAGGGCGTCGCACTCGATTTGCCGCAACCCTTTGCCAAGCAATCCGAGCAGGCCTTGCCCACCGAGGTGACTCTGCGACTCACGGATCAGGGTCAGCGCTGGTCGTTTCGTTCAGGAGGAGACCTGCGCGGTGTCGTCGTTCGCTCCGGCGATTCCCTGCGCGGCGACGTGCGCTATCGCAGTGGCAATCCCGCCGTTCCGTCTGAACAGGGCCTGAGCGTCCGGGCGAATTTTGCTGACCTGAAATGGAATGACTGGCAGCAGTGGATCAGCGATTTCAGGACCGGCACTGGCACTGGCACCGCTGCTCAGTCGCCTGCAGCCAGCGATTCTCCGCTGGCTGCCATCCGTGAAATCAACCTGAACGCGGCCCGCTTCGAAGGTCTGGGTCTGGAACTCGATGACCTTCAGCTCTATGGAAGAAACGCGCCGGCCGGGTGGGGCTTCGATGTTCAGCAGACCGACGTGGTCGGTCGGATCCGGCTGCCGGCAGGCGCTAACGAACCCTTGCAGATCGATCTGCAGCGTCTGCGCTTTGCCCGCGACCCGAATGTAGCCGAGGAATCCGAGGCGTTGGTCGAGCCGATGGTGTCTGAGGATCCTCTCGATGGCGTAACGCCGTCCTCGTTGCCTGCGATCAATCTCAGTGTCGCCCAGCTATTCTGGGGCGAAGATCTGGTCGGACCGGTTTCGTTCCGCATGCGGCCGACTGCCCAGGGCCTTCGCGTGGACGATGCGAACGTTGCTTTGCGGGGCGGGTTGCAGCTGCGCGGTAACCTGAACTGGCGCGATGTCGATCGGCGGACCCGCTTTGAAGGCAGCCTCAGCGCAGATAACGTAGGCGAAGTATTGCGCGCCTGGGATTACGCGCCGACGCTGACCAGTAACGAGTTTGCCGCCACCACAGAGTTGGAATGGCCTGGCTCTCCCGCCTATTTCGCGCTCAAGCGCAGCACCGGCCAACTGCAGCTGCGTGCGCGCGACGGAGTTCTGCAGAGCGGCGAGAGTTCGGCTGATGCACTCAAGGTATTCGGCCTGCTCAACTTCAACGCCCTGACGCGCCGGCTGCGCCTGGACTTTTCCGACCTGTTCGGCAAAGGTACGGCGTACGATACTCTGGACGGTGATCTGCTGTTCACCGACGGGGTCATGCATAACCGCACGCCGCTGGTGATGGACGGGCCGAGCGTCAAGCTGCAGCTGGACGGTCGCCTCGACCTGCCACAAAACGAAATTGACATGGGCATGCTGGTGACGCTTCCTGTTACCAACAACCTGCCGCTGGCCGCAATCATCGCCGGTGCGCCCTATATTGGCGGCGCGCTGTTTATTGCCGACAAGATTCTCGGCGACCGGATAGCCCGTTTTGCTTCAGTCAAATACAAGATCAGCGGTGACTGGCAAAAACCCAACGTCGAATTTGATCGCGCCTTTGATAACGAGGCCGCACTGGAGGACTGA